Proteins found in one Salminus brasiliensis chromosome 13, fSalBra1.hap2, whole genome shotgun sequence genomic segment:
- the LOC140575128 gene encoding extracellular calcium-sensing receptor-like, whose amino-acid sequence MGMLNILHLCFLLCTQICSACELLGKFEMQEMFKEGDIMIGGIFPILNKQENVLVSFEIKPPKPQCKGLDLRAFRWTRTMMFAIDEINRDDRLLPNISLGYRMLDSCASPTNVLRAALSLVSGSKEMESQCHPPPITALVAESGSTQSLVVAGALGPFRVPMVSYFSTCACLSDKRKFPTFFRTIPSDYHQAKALAFLVKRYGWTWIGALQSDNDYGRNGIAAFTKEVEELGVCIAFVGTVLRTYPISKILEVVEMIKQSSVKVILAFVPEGDLYPLMQEVVRQNITGIQWIASEAWITADRPSTPEMFKSFGGTIGFVVRKMEMLKLGPVLKDINPYQYPESSFVSDFWETVVGCRPLSSVNVLQNSTKICKGDEKVDYTNKFFDVTQLRVAYNVYQAVYAIAHALHRVVFCEMPGGNVSRQCLNVSDITPKLVSDQLKDVHFVDAFGEEVYFDQNGDPPASYELVNWQLREGKVQHIPVGYFSTSANGRIDLVIHENKIVWNTGNLTPTAVCAEICPHGTRKAQIKGLPICCFDCIPCADGSISNTTGAADCITCPIEYWSNERKDSCVMKVTEFLSYTETMGIVLVALSLFGAGLAFSTMVVFIHYRETPIVKANNSELSLLLLVSLFYCFLCPLTFIGEPTVWSCMLRHTAFGVTFALCISCVLGKTIVVVTAFRATLPGSNVAGKFGPAQQRGIVCSCTAIQIVICILWLKISPPFPDKLFEQRNKKIILECNTGSDAAFYSVLGYVGLLAVICLVLAFLARKLPDNFNEAKMITFSMLIFCAVWITFIPAYISSPGKYTVAVEIFAILSSAFGLLLCIFMPKCYIILIKPERNTKKHMMGKNPKLSM is encoded by the exons ATGGGTATGCTCAATATACTGCATCTATGTTTTTTGCTCTGCACTCAAATATGCTCTGCATGTGAACTCTTGGGTAAGTTTGAAATGCAAGAAATGTTTAAAGAAGGAGACATCATGATAGGGGGCATTTTTCCTATTTTAAACAAGCAAGAGaatgtccttgtttcatttgaGATAAAACCACCTAAACCTCAATGCAAAGG ACTTGACCTACGAGCATTTCGATGGACAAGGACCATGATGTTTGCAATAGATGAAATAAATAGAGATGATCGTTTGCTTCCTAACATCTCTCTGGGATACAGAATGTTGGACTCTTGTGCCTCTCCTACTAATGTTTTGCGAGCCGCCCTTAGTTTGGTGAGCGGGTCAAAGGAAATGGAATCTCAATGTCATCCACCCCCCATAAcagctcttgtagctgaatcaGGATCTACCCAGTCCTTAGTTGTCGCTGGGGCACTTGGACCCTTCAGAGTGCCGATG GTTAGTTACTTTTCAACTTGTGCATGTTTAAGTGACAAAAGGAAATTTCCCACATTTTTCCGCACAATACCAAGTGACTACCACCAAGCAAAGGCTCTGGCTTTTCTGGTCAAACGATATGGGTGGACGTGGATTGGAGCTTTGCAATCTGATAATGACTATGGACGAAATGGCATTGCAGCCTTTACAAAAGAAGTGGAGGAGCTTGGAGTTTGTATTGCATTTGTTGGCACAGTCTTGCGGACATATCCCATAAGTAAAATACTTGAAGTCGTTGAAATGATAAAACAATCAAGTGTGAAAGTGATCCTAGCATTTGTGCCAGAGGGAGATCTCTATCCTTTAATGCAAGAAGTGGTAAGACAGAACATCACTGGAATACAGTGGATTGCGAGTGAAGCCTGGATAACTGCAGACAGACCATCCactccagagatgttcaaatCATTTGGAGGGACAATTGGATTTGTGGTCCGAAAGATGGAAATGCTCAAACTGGGACCTGTTCTCAAAGATATCAACCCTTACCAATACCCAGAATCCAGTTTTGTCAGTGACTTCTGGGAAACAGTAGTGGGTTGTAGGCCTCTGTCTTCAGTAAATGTTttacaaaacagcacaaaaataTGCAAAGGAGATGAGAAGGTGGATTACACAAACAAGTTTTTTGATGTCACACAACTAAGAGTTGCATATAATGTGTATCAAGCAGTTTATGCGATTGCACATGCACTTCATCGAGTGGTCTTTTGTGAAATGCCTGGAGGCAATGTGTCGAGGCAGTGTCTTAATGTATCAGATATAACCCCAAAACTG GTAAGTGATCAATTAAAAGATGTACATTTTGTGGATGCATTTGGGGAGGAGGTATACTTTGATCAGAACGGAGACCCACCTGCTTCATATGAACTCGTAAACTGGCAGCTGAGGGAAGGGAAAGTCCAGCATATTCCAGTAGGCTATTTCAGCACCTCTGCAAATGGCAGAATTGACCTTGTGATTCATGAGAACAAGATTGTTTGGAATACAGGAAATTTG ACTCCTACAGCTGTTTGTGCCGAAATCTGTCCACATGGAACAAGGAAAGCGCAAATCAAAGGACTGCCTATCTGCTGCTTTGACTGCATCCCATGTGCTGATGGTTCTATATCCAATACAACAG GAGCAGCAGATTGCATCACTTGCCCTATAGAGTACTGGTCTAATGAGAGAAAGGACAGCTGTGTTATGAAAGTCACAGAGTTCCTATCATATACTGAAACAATGGGGATTGTCCTGGTGGCTCTGTCACTATTCGGAGCAGGTTTAGCATTTTCTACAATGGTGGTGTTCATACATTACAGAGAAACACCAATAGTAAAAGCTAATAATTCAGAACTGAGCTTACTGCTACTTGTCTCTCTATTCTACTGCTTCCTCTGTCCTCTCACATTCATCGGGGAGCCCACAGTCTGGTCTTGCATGTTGCGCCATACAGCATTCGGCGTAACATTCGCCCTCTGCATTTCCTGTGTGCTGGGGAAAACCATAGTTGTTGTAACTGCTTTCAGAGCAACATTACCTGGTAGCAATGTGGCAGGAAAGTTTGGGCCAGCACAACAAAGGGGCATAGTGTGTTCATGTACAGCAATCCAAATTGTCATCTGTATTCTCTGGTTAAAGATctcaccaccatttccagataAATTGTTTGAGCAGcgtaataaaaaaattattttagaaTGTAACACAGGTTCAGATGCTGCATTTTATTCTGTTCTAGGATACGTCGGTCTTCTTGCTGTGATTTGTTTGGTTTTGGCCTTTTTAGCTAGAAAGCTGCCTGATAATTTTAATGAAGCTAAAATGATCACATTCAGCATGCTCATATTCTGTGCTGTTTGGATCACCTTTATTCCAGCTTATATCAGCTCCCCTGGCAAGTACACAGTAGCTGTAGAGATCTTTGCAATTTTATCATCTGCCTTTGGTTTACTGTTATGTATTTTTATGCCAAAATGTTATATTATTCTAATAAAACCAGAGAGAAACACAAAGAAACATATGATGGGAAAAAATCCAAAACTTAGcatgtga
- the LOC140575234 gene encoding extracellular calcium-sensing receptor-like, whose product MADHTCLLTFWFLLNMPMWCQSTNKGECIYQGEERTQSFYQDGDVILGGLFPLHYSPVSAVWSFQSKPPPTEYKYFSARALRWMRTMTFAVNEINQRQDLLPNLSLGYHIRDSCDDIPVSVEESLHLVNGQPETGRGTSCADVRRQPSPVIVGDAASGVSMAVLRTLGSFNVPLVSYFASCSCLSNKKEFPAFMRTMPSDEFQIKALAKLVHHYQWTWVGVIGVESDYARFAIQLFLKESARYDVCTAYVHFYPVTLPREALRELMNTIQTSTATVILNFSGESELQTILQECKRQNMTHLQWLGSEAWATSKALWVDFSDILQGTLGFAIRKAEIPNLSSYLRELNTSSLQTSQFLTEFWEETFNCRVNGSSNTHIHKEEVKNREMCSGRERLDDVYTPYTDVTQLRVSYNVYKAVYVIAHALHDMSTCVPGKGPFQNGTCGSLNPLLPWQLLRYMKQTNFTTLGEDVRFDESGDPIASYDLMNWQEAKDGSLMLVKVGFFDASLREDRDLVINESVIMWHRGNKAPESVCSKSCLPGTRKARRKGEPICCFDCIPCGEGEISNETDSIDCLRCSKEMWPNQARDQCMPKTLEYLSFQEPLGIVLWAVSTFGACLSAAVLCVFVIYRQTPVIRGNNMELSFLLLLFLCACFLSGLTFIGKPTNWLCQIRYTAFGISFALCIACILAKTVVVLMAFRATLPGSNVMKWFGPAQQRLSLILCSCVQALICTIWLTSKPPSAAYNTEFMSATIIVECNVGSEIGFWCVLGYIGLLACMCFLIAFLARKLPDNYNEAKFITFSMLIFFAVWITFIPVYVSTRGKYMVAVHVFAILASAFGLLLCIFAPKCYVVLLRPDKNSKKHMMKK is encoded by the exons ATGGCAGACCATACTTGTCTGCTCACATTCTGGTTTCTACTGAACATGCCTATGTGGTGTCAGTCCACAAACAAGGGTGAGTGCATCTATCAGGGAGAAGAAAGGACCCAAAGTTTCTACCAGGATGGAGATGTGATTCTGGGGGGCTTGTTCCCCCTGCACTACAGccctgtgtcagcagtgtggTCTTTCCAAAGCAAACCTCCACCTACTGAGTACAAGTA CTTTAGTGCTCGAGCCTTAAGATGGATGAGGACCATGACTTTTGCTGTGAATGAAATAAACCAGAGGCAGGACCTGTTGCCAAACCTGTCTTTAGGCTACCACATTCGGGACAGCTGTGATGACATACCCGTGTCGGTGGAGGAGTCGCTGCACCTAGTTAATGGGCAGCCAGAGACAGGACGAGGAACCAGCTGTGCAGATGTACGCAGACAGCCCTCTCCAGTTATTGTGGGAGATGCTGCATCAGGGGTTTCTATGGCTGTGCTGAGAACACTTGGCTCATTCAATGTTCCTTTG GTGAGTTACTTTGCGTCCTGCTCTTGTCTGAGTAACAAGAAGGAGTTCCCTGCATTCATGCGGACAATGCCAAGTGATGAGTTTCAGATTAAAGCTTTAGCAAAGCTGGTCCATCATTACCAGTGGACCTGGGTGGGAGTCATAGGTGTGGAGTCAGACTATGCTCGCTTTGCCattcagctctttttaaaagaGTCAGCCAGATATGATGTCTGCACTGCATATGTGCACTTCTACCCTGTTACTTTGCCCAGAGAGGCACTAAGGGAGCTGATGAACACCATTCAGACCTCCACAGCCACAGTCATACTCAATTTCTCAGGAGAGTCAGAACTGCAAACCATCCTGCAAGAATGCAAGCGACAAAACATGACCCATCTGCAGTGGCTCGGCAGTGAAGCCTGGGCCACATCGAAGGCCCTGTGGGTCGATTTCAGTGATATCTTGCAGGGAACGCTGGGTTTTGCCATACGGAAAGCAGAAATCCCAAACCTAAGCAGCTATCTCAGAGAGTTGAACACCTCCAGTCTTCAAACTTCTCAATTCTTAACTGAGTTTTGGGAGGAAACCTTCAACTGTCGGGTCAATGGATCCtcaaacactcatatacacaaaGAGGAGGTGAAGAACAGGGAAATGTGCAGTGGTAGAGAGAGGCTGGATGATGTGTATACTCCCTACACTGATGTGACACAGCTTAGAGTGAGCTACAATGTATACAAGGCTGTATATGTAATAGCTCATGCCTTGCATGATATGAGCACTTGTGTTCCAGGGAAAGGCCCTTTTCAGAATGGGACATGTGGTAGCCTGAATCCTCTTCTGCCATGGCAG CTCCTCAGATAcatgaaacaaacaaacttcACAACACTGGGTGAAGATGTCCGCTTTGATGAAAGCGGGGATCCCATCGCCTCTTATGATTTGATGAACTGGCAAGAGGCGAAAGATGGCTCTCTAATGCTGGTCAAGGTGGGATTCTTTGATGCCTCACTGAGAGAGGACAGAGACCTGGTCATAAATGAATCAGTGATCATGTGGCACAGAGGGAACAAG GCACCAGAATCTGTGTGCAGCAAAAGTTGCCTGCCAGGCACCAGGAAAGCCAGGCGAAAGGGTGAACCCATATGCTGTTTTGACTGCATACCCTGTGGCGAGGGAGAGATTAGCAATGAAACAG ACTCAATTGACTGTTTGAGATGTTCAAAGGAGATGTGGCCAAACCAGGCCAGAGACCAATGTATGCCAAAGACCCTGGAGTACCTGTCCTTTCAGGAGCCCTTGGGAATAGTTCTCTGGGCTGTTTCAACCTTTGGAGCCTGTTTGAGTGCAGCGGTGCTTTGCGTGTTTGTGATCTACAGACAGACCCCCGTCATCCGAGGGAACAACATGGAACTCAGTTTCTTGCTTCTCTTGTTCCTCTGTGCATGCTTTCTGAGTGGTCTAACATTCATTGGCAAGCCCACTAACTGGCTCTGTCAAATCAGATACACAGCCTTTGGAATCAGTTTTGCACTTTGCATCGCCTGCATCTTGGCTAAGACTGTGGTGGTTCTGATGGCTTTCAGGGCCACCCTTCCTGGCAGTAATGTCATGAAATGGTTTGGCCCAGCCCAACAGCGGCTTAGCCTCATActgtgctcttgtgttcaaGCACTGATCTGCACAATATGGCTTACAAGCAAACCTCCTTCTGCTGCCTATAACACTGAGTTTATGAGTGCTACTATAATTGTTGAGTGTAATGTGGGGTCTGAGATAGGATTCTGGTGTGTGTTGGGATACATTGGCCTTTTGGCTTGCATGTgctttttaatagcttttttaGCCAGGAAGCTTCCTGATAATTATAATGAGGCAAAATTCATAACATTCAGCATGCTGATTTTTTTCGCAGTGTGGATAACCTTCATCCCAGTTTATGTGAGCACTCGTGGGAAGTACATGGTTGCTGTGCATGTGTTTGCCATCTTAGCATCTGCTTTTGGTCTCCTTTTGTGTATATTTGCTCCAAAATGCTATGTTGTGCTGCTGAGACCTGACAAAAACAGCAAGAAACATATGATGAAAAAATAA